Within Dermacentor variabilis isolate Ectoservices chromosome 8, ASM5094787v1, whole genome shotgun sequence, the genomic segment GTAAGCAGAATGGTTTTCGAAGAAGTCTATCCACTGTGACCCGATTGTTTGAAACTGTCCGCAGCTTTGCTGAGGCAGTCAACTCGAATGCGCAAGTTGACGTAATTTCAATTGATAAGTCTCCAAGGGGATGCCAACGAACCATCAGTATCATCGTGAACAACTGCAACGTACCGTGTCACGGGTTAAGCTATGTGACGcgtgcgccacgtagtctggatacctgtgtttactctgtGGTACACGCTATggtgcctcctcgcaaggtacgaccCACTGCTGAGACAAGTGAATCGTAGGGccacgcgcgcggctgcaaccaggagACGGGGTGGTGACAGATAGCCATCCAGACCGCTTGAGTTAGGTAACTAGATGCAGCTACATGCAGCAAGCACTTGCTATACGCAAGTGCTGCATCTTGGGACACCTGAAGTAATACAACGGAACCGCAGTGCAAAGTTTGTACGCatcgacgctacgcggtgcgCATGTCGAGTGGCGCGACAAGATGGTAACGATTGTGACGATTTAATGGCattcccctttgaaacgggacggtgaaaaactgtcacctagcttgcttgaaTTAATCATCTACGCCGTACGTGTCTATCATTACATTGAGActtatacatctccttaatatcCTTTTTCATCCTCAAAACTTATTTAACTGCCTTGTACTGTTACCCGTGCATCCGCTACGTGGCGTTCTACCTTTAGTAACAATATCCGAGTGCAATGCCAACCGGGCACGCACCGACGCTACGGGGCGCGCATGTaacatcgcgtgtctcctcgcgAGCTACGGCGCGTTTATGGGGCTTTTTGCGCTGCGTCCAAGCAAGCGCTGGCGGGTCTCAGTGGTAAAGTAGCTCACTCCTACGGAGCGGGTGTGGATTCAATACCGGCAGGaactgtgcattttctttttcacattctcggcgatagctgctacggaaACTGGATGCCGGCGGTGGCGAACACCTCTGCCACCCGAAACGGCTACTTGGAATGAGCGCACAACAGCTTAcactgcaaaaacaaaaaagaaaattatatgcCCGCTTCTTCTCTTGAGCAGTGACAGTTTCGGTTACTGGGAATGTGTTACGCATACCAATACCGACAAACAGAATAGGACATACCATTACCATAGGGAACCAAGTCGATAGATCGGAAATTTATGCTTTTGTagctagtttctttttttttcatgttttttgtgCGTCCAAAGTTCGAACTGCTACTGATATCAACGCAGGCATGGCAATTTATGCCATGTATGTTACTGGTGTTagttcgttttcttttgtttttccacACCGGTCAACGTTTCCTGTTGCCTTGCGTCATAACGAGAGCAGACGTTGCCACCGTGAGAGATGTCAGGCTTACGACATCAATTTACGTTGTCATATACGACACTTTCCGTCACGTTTTCAATGTTCTCATCCGTTGACATTTGCGAGACTCGTCAAATACGTCACCATTCCTGCGCTGCAGATGCTCGAAATCGATTATCTGCATTGAGGGTCCGGAGAACAGTGTTCTCTTGAACATACCGACAACACTTTCTCCGTTCAGTGGGCGCGACGTCTCGTAGCGGCAACAAGGACAGTCGCTTCgtgattgagaaaaaaaaaatattgttgtcaTCGCGACGCGACGTAAGCATTGCGTCAAATACTGCTGGGCCGTTCTTGTCGAACTTCTTTCGTCATCGAGTCCACCACGATACGCAATCTAGTGCAATTCCTAGACCCGTCTTACGATAAAACAAAAAATCAGTCGTTCCACTTGAACAAAGGGTTGCTGTTgttcgtttgttctttctttaatttttcgcGAGGACCCTCGACAGCTCACCAAGCACTCCCGTACGTTCAACCAAAGCACTCCAGCTGCTGCAACTCGAGGATAGTTCTCAGCAGGCCAAGGCGGCACAGCTGCCTGTGAGAGCGCGCATGAAAGGACCTCGTAAGACGAGCGCTGTCACATATATTCTCCGTTTGACGGCAACGAGCCCTTTCCACGCCAGCTGCAgggtgtgcgtgcgcgcgcgctgtGTCACGACCGCGACGTTACGCTCGCCTCGAGAACAGCTTCAGCATCCCGTCCACGTTGGGTATCGCACTTCGTAGGAATAGCGGTTCAAAAAAAAACTCATTGAGATTCTGGCAATTTAGCGTGTTCGCGTGTTAGTGACACGGACAGAACATGGACGGGGATTTCGAAAAGTGGTGAGTTGAATGATACACCGTCTCAGCAGGTGAGGGTAACGCGAGGCTGCCGATTTTTTGCTTGTAGCATCCGCGCTGCATTCTCCTGCGACTGCCTAGTCCCTACGTGTGATGGTTTCGTATTCATCCACGGCGAGACGGCGTTGAAAGTAAGACAACTATGCTTGCGGGATTCCTTCCCTGCTAGAGACAGTGGTCGCATGCGGAATTACCTTGAAAGCTTGTCACATCTCCGCTATCGTGTGCGATAATGTAAAATTGAGGTATGTATACACGCGGTGTCACAAATATCGCTGAATTTATCACTTTCTTTATTGCTCGCTATGCATTTTGAGAAGCTACACACCACACCAACGCGTACAGCACACAGTGCAGAGTTTGCACAAAACGCGTAAATCTGCGTTAGGATTTGTTTGGATAACAGAAGGAATGCGTGTAGGGGATATTCTAGTAAAAACCAATAGGAATAAACAGTGTTACATTCTATTACTCTAGCACGCCGCTGGATACCTGCCCTAAGCGCTAGGTGAACAGCCAAACTTAATTTCTTGCCCCTAATTCTAAATAGAACATTAGCTACACCAGTTTGCTGTCGTACACGTTGTATGTCGCTTATCTATTTTTCCCGGCCTCTTAATGTAAAGCCCGTCTTATTTTTTCATCGCCAATTGCAAGAATGCATCTTTTTCCCAGTATTATTTGGTACCTTTCATGCGTCAACCCCATACGTAAATTTCAGTAGAAAGAACAAATTATATACTCTTCTTCGCAGGAATCACTCACTGCTATTAAAACATTGTCGTTAAGCTACCCATAAAATTTGGTACTGCATTTTGTATGGGCTCCAGCGACTACACCATTGCCATTCCCCCATCCcgtccccccctccccgcccgtCCCTTttaaggtagcaaactggaccATCGTCTGGTTCACCTGCCCCACACCTCTGCTAACTTCGCTTCCTCTATGTCGCTAATGTAGCCCAACGTTGCTAACCAATCTatctgttgtttctttcttttctccgaCGCAGGTACTCTCAAGTGGCCCAGGAGGCCCTAGAAGAAAGGAGAGACTCGTCATCGCATCTCGCCAAGTGCGACAGACCGAAGCGCGACCGTAGTGGcaagaaaaagcagcagcagcagcagcagatccCGGACAACGAGCACGCAGACAACATGCCGACGCTGAGCGGATTGCACCTGCCGTCTTCGAGTCCCACGGGCACCGGGGGAGTGGCTGCCCCGGGCGTGGCCCAAGCCTGCACGGTCGTTCGCATCGCCGTCATGGGAGCGGCTCGCGTGGGCAAGTCGTCGCTCATACAACAGTTCCTGTACGGCCGCGTGCCCAAGCAGCACAACGCCACCGTGGAGGAACTGCACAGGCGAGACTACGGATCCGCCAACGGGGGACGCCACAGGCTGACCCTCGAGCTGCTTGACACGAGCGGAAGCTACCAGTTCCCGGCCATGAGGCAGCTGGCCATCACCACGGCGCAGGCGTTCATCTTGGTCTACGCCATAGACGACCTGGAGTCGTTCGAGGAGGTGCGTGAATGCCGAGCGTGACTTGCATCTTAGCCACAGCCGCGTGTGTTTTTTTGAGGGGCGTTGAAGCCGATGAGAAACACATTCGAACGCCGCCACGCTGAGCCAGATAGGCCTAAGCAAAACGCCCGCTGCAGCAAAGAATTTCCCAGAAGACCTCAATTCTAGGGACCTGCTGGAGCCAGCAATGATGACCTTAAAGGGACTTGTTGCTTGGCTTCTCGATAGACGGAAACAACGCAGTGTCGTCGATTGCATGACAGCATAAAGAAATTGTGGTTTAAAACTTGGATATATACGCTTGCCCATTCTAAGAAAACTGCAACAGATCGAAACGGGAACAATAGCCATTAGACTGCGATGACGGCGGATGCAAATTTCTGCCATGAATTCCCAGTAAACATACTGGAGTGCCGACATGTCGTCTTTTTCGCGCATGTAAACTTTTAGAAAACAAATTACTAGGCCAAAGTACCGAAAATCTATAGGCATTGCACTGTGAAGTCTACAGATTTTCTTCTTAGAATGATAAATATTCGTGACTCTTATTCAGCGCTCACATTTTCTCTCTAATATTCATAAACTTTAAGCAGCCCTTTTATATTCTGTTGACCGTTATCGACGAAAAGAAATACATCGTTAACGAATTTCACTCATTGACGTTGTACATGCAGCATACTAGAAGGCAAGCCGGTAATAAACCAAAATGGGCTGCTACAGGTTTACAGAAAATATTAGCAATGCTTCAGATAAATATACATGGCTGGTTTTTCTTTCAAGGCAACAGGCTAAGGTAGCTTTCGTCGCACAAGCACGCTGCAGGCCCATTGACGTTGTTGCTTAAATCTTTAACATATTCAAATGAACAACAACGTCAAAAGAGTCCCAATCGTGTCTAGCACAAGTGGCTCATTTCATCACTGTACCGAAGGTTATTGCCTTCCTGAGCCGAACGTCATACACACAATCGTTAACCTTTGTTACACAAGCAGTACAGTGCGTTAGCATTTCGTTAGTGGTTCGCCTCGCTAATCGTGCTCTTCGGGAAGTGCACCACTAAACACGCACACGTCAtcagcgcataaaaaaaaaagctcccaaCATTCATTTTCAAAACACGCGTTCTTCTTCAATCACTATAGTTTTCCGCAACTGTCGTGGCGTTTTCGCCCAAACGGCACCAAACTGACGTTTTTTTATCGTGGTTCTCCGCAGGTTCGTCGGCTTCGCAACGAAATCCAAGAAGCCCGCTCGGAGCTGGGCAAAGGCATGCCACCGGTGGTGGTCGTCGGAAACAAGGCTGACCTGGCGTTCAGGCGCTGCGTGGGCTACGAAGTGGCCGAGACCGTGGCCACCATCGACTGGGAGCACGGCTACGTCGAGTGCTCGGCGCTCGAGGGCCTCGACGTGGCGCAAGTCTTTCACGAGGTGCTCATGCAGAGCAAGCTCCCCGAGGTCCTGACCCCCTCCAACCGGCGGCGACAGTCCTGCCCGGCTCAGGTCCACTCGCACAAGAGGCTCTACAGCAACGGTGCCAAGAGACACAGCTGCATAATTTCGTGAACAGCCTCGTGAAGCCGTGgaaaattgtgtgtgtgtgttctcagCTATATCGCAGAGTTCAAACAAACTACGTGGTACGTTGACCGGCGGCTTGAACGGGACAGCGAACACCACTTTGCTCTATTGAGAAGGAAGCCCAAGATGGGACCGCAGTGTCTAGTCATATCTAGGGGCTGGCGCCTGATAAAAGTGAAGGTTGCGTGACGTCGTGCCTTTCCGCTGTTCAGATAAGCGTTACAATGGCTTCTTGCCGAGAGTGTTGGTTGAGTCTTGTGAAGGAGAAAACATGCTGCACCTTCTTCACTTCTTGGAGCACATTGCTGTCCAGGTCTTTGTCTGCTTGGCAGTGGCACTCTAATTGCACAAGCTCTAGCGACGTATTGTCTGTGACGCGACCTGTTGACAAACAAATCCACCAGGCATCCATCCGATTTACACGATGGAAGCCCTCGGGTTGCTCGTCGTTTTAGTGGAGTGCAAAGTAGAAAAAATTATTCTAATTGCCTCCTGAGAATCCCCTGAGTAGGCCCAAGTTACTCAGTACCCTAATTAGAGGCAGGTagctgtataaaaaaaaaaacttggcatgtagCGTTCACCACCACTTCTCTAGGCGTCCCAACGTACATATATATTGAATGTGGCGCGACTGAATGTCAAGACTCTGGACATGCATATCTGTGACGCAACAATGAACGTGATGAATGCGAATGGCCAGGACACATGTACAGAAAAGTGAGATGCCTTATTCACACCATGTGCTCGCTCAATGAGTCGATGCCTTGTGCTTTCATCACGCATGAAAATTTCTGGGAGCCTGTGGTGAACGCGTTGCTTAAGGTTGCCACACAGGCAACAACGATGCTGATGTAGATTTGTCGCCCAGTTTTTCAAAGGTACCCTATGAAAGTGATGTCTGCGTTTTGCTACAGTACTGCATAGCAGGAACTTctattttattctctttttcttgATGACAAGAAGCTTCTGCATGTAGTCTTCTTGAGGCTCTCTGTATGGTGATGCCATGAGAAGTGTTTTAGTGAACATATTCTATTACATATTCTTCGGCATACAGTCACATGTTGAGACATTACGAACACTATAGGAGATCTCCATTTTTCATACATGTTGCGCTAGACACTAAGAAGGCGTGTTCACTGATGCACTGGTACAAAGGCTTGCCTCCACGTGATGTCCTCGTAGACATTTCTGGTTGGACAGGCAGCGCGAGAGCGTGCACATATCACTGAGCCGGTGACTCATCACTTTTCTCTGTTGGATCATCCTGCTGCTACGAAATGCGACAATGGATTAACATTTTGTGGCAGCACACTTTTTTTCGGAGATCAAAGGAACAGCAAGTGTGGATGTCTTTTCGCTTTCATGTCAATTTTGAGACACAATGAGAGCGGAACCGGCCGGTAACGTGATTTAGCAGACTCGTCCAAATGCGCTACAAATCACAATGGTTTCCTACGCTGCGTAAGACATAGGCCTATATGTCGGCATGACTACATGGCTAACTCATTAAATGCGTTTTCAATCACGCTACGTAAATGTTGTTATTGTCTGTGTTCCGTTGTTGTGAATGCATTGTATTTGTTGCATTGTATTTCTTTAAACAAGGGGAACGGTTGTATCTACATACAAGATCAAAACGTTTCGGTTGTGCACATCAAAGTAATATATGTAAATACACAAGCGACGTCAATGCCCGGGCTCCACAATTTCTCGCGCTGCCCTCACTCGCAGGGATGCCCGTGTGTACGTGCAGGAATCCAGCCTCGTGCTATTTAAGCTGTACGCGTTTTACAATGTTATATATTGTCCTGTCATTGTAATATAGTCCTGTTATCGCAGTATTtatttcctgtaaaataatatctgctctcaccttttctttttttcttttttcgcgcactGAATGAGTCTTCCAATAAAGAAATTCTGACAAAAATTTTTTTACTGTGTGTTTCATGGTTTCTTCCAAGGTGTGGCACCGTACTCTAATAAAGGAGGGATGGGGACAAGCTACGTACTGCTGACAACACGGTTTCGTAATGGCTTCTTAAAGGATCAGGTAATATCGCTCTCACATGAACGCACACCTGGACCAACATAGGCAATAAGTATCTCCGCATTAAATTCAAAATTTTTGGTTGAAGGCATTTATATTGTGCTACAAGTTGGCATTCCTGAAACACTACGAATCGTTCAAGTGTGTACCAATATATCAGATTTTAAAATACagaatataaaaatatttttttgattAAGAGTTAATTATGCACGCGTTGAAACTCACTCGGCTCTGCAAGAGAAACCCTACCAATAAAGACACGACAGGTGTTTCACACACACAATTCATTTGTCCTATAGAAGTACTAAAATCTGCGCTAATCTCATCTGGCACATTCATTTGTAGAACAGGCATGCGCAGGCTCGTTGAAGGAAACAGTACAAATAAACGCGCGACATAGATGATTCAACAACGCAATTGTTGTATTCTATAGAACTATAAAAAGGCGCACTGAGCTTGTTATACACATTTATTTCTAAAGGAGGCCTGTGCAAGTTGTTTGATCCTATCAGAAAGTACAGCCGCCCTGAGTCACGCTTGCAAAAGCAACGTTATTCAGGGAAAGTTGAATATTGGGAAGGATAGCATATAGCAAATTTTGTTGCCAACGGTGTATTATTTCCAGTCAGTTACCAATTTGTGCAAAATGTACGGTATAAGAGCAAGCTTTCTACTGAAATCGAGGTTACAGTGATAGTCAAAGTTTGAAAGTAATAATTTTCACTTTGAGTGACAGCAAGGTCTATTACGATGCGGCAACAATGAACGAACAGCAATACATTTTCTACTGTAGCGTACGGGGAATAGGACTGTTACGTAGTAATTCGGTTATATATAGCGCAATCTGGTCATGAACCTTTGTTTCTCTAAACGAAATTCGGGCTTTAATTTCCTATCCATGCTCTGCACAATATTGTAGAGATCAGAACTGTCCATGACAGCGCATGATACATTGAGGGTTAGACATAAATTAACAAATGAAAGAGGTTTTCACTGTCAAACTAGACAATAAGTTGAAAGAGCCTGGTAATATATGGCCAGGGAAAACCAGCAGAACAGGATTGAATAAAATACAATTTGTTAAAGGATAAGGGGCGGAGTTTCGTATTCAACACTGTTGAAACAATATACAGCCATAAAAGGGGAAAATCGTCACACTCCCGATGTAGTACGGAGGTGCAAAAGCGCCCCCCTGCTCCGGGTTTCTCAGAGAGAAAGCTTTACAGTGGAGCGAAAATTTTCCTCTATGgcgaaactttctttttctgagaaACCCCTATGCGTTTCCTTTGGTGCTGCGTGCTACATGAAGGTGTATGACAATTGTTCCGTTCATGAACCTTGCTCCTCCTTCCGGAATAacgcagaactgatttgcaatATAGCCCCTTGCTCGATGATTTAAATTATACCTAAAGCTTTGAAAAATGCTAGCATAATTTTAATCAATAAGCAAGTAAACGGcaaaacattaaaaataaaaatccATAAGCTTTGTCGCGGCGGTCAGTATATTTCACTAttttacaacgtacagaacaatGTTACACTAACCTCTCAGATGACGTCATTCTCTTAAGCAAAGCTGTAGGCTcgaattacaacaaataattaaaaaacaaTAAGAGAGATTGTGCAGAGATAGTGCTCAGGATTTATATTCCCATGTATCGCCGAAAAACAACTCCCTTCCGATGCAAAAAGCAACATATTATCGGCATTCCTTTCTGGTCAAGGTGAATACATTTGTTAAACTACCAAATGTTTTTAGATGGTTATCACCAAATTACTACAAAAGCTATTACTTAACCATTGGCTTGAAAAGCTCTCCACCGCTGAATATCTACTCCAGACTATCAATAATGCAACTAAGAGATTGGAACTAAGATTCCCATGCTTCAAACAGCATTTTAAGGCATCAAACTCTGTCTGGCACTTGTGATGCATTGATTGCATCTTGCAGGGATATGTCCAAAAAAAGCTTGGCAAAACAATACTTCATGGTTGGTAGTTACCTTATTCCATTTGCGAAAGTGCAAATTAAAATGCCGTCATTAAAATGAATATTGTGGAGCAGGAATTAGGGCACGGACAATATAAAAGATCACGGCGAGACGTGTGCTTCCaaatgatattattattattattattattattattattattattattattattattattattattattattattattattattattattattattattattattaggtatgGAAAAAGAGAGACAGCAAACTGACGACTGTCACCGataggggcacaacgcctgcctactctttcagGAGGAGGGAGTTTAAAAAGTAGAAGAGGAGATAAggctaggaaaaaaagaaataggaaaaaaataataagtaacccagttgaaaaagacaacaggaattcttgtcacaactacagaaatttctgtcgcgactgcagaaatttctgttgtacgacagaagttcctgatgtttctgtagttgcgacagacatttctgacgttacgacagaaattccgATGACGCAACAGAAAgattctgtcgcgaagaccaagagttctgaagtcgcaacagaaatgttctgtcgcgtcaacaagagttctgaagtcgttaCGACAGCTTTCTAttgtgacagcgattctgacgttacgacagaaattctgccgtcgcaacagaaagattctgtcgcgacgacgaagAGTACTGAAGTCGCAACAGGAACTTTCGGTCACGACAACAAGATTTCTGTGgtcacaacagctttctatcgtgacagcgacttTCACGTGACGACAGCAATTccgacgtcgcaacagaaacactcggtctcgacggccaagagttctgtagTCGCAACGGAAACGTCCTGTCGCGTCCACAAGAGTGTATGAAGTGGCAACAACAACTTCTTATcgcaacagcgattctgacgtcgcaacaggaactctctgtcgggactACACAGAAATGTGCTACTTTCTGTCGCAGCGACATAAATTCTGACGCctcgacagaagcgctttccgtcgggACGCTTCAAAATTGTATGTCACTTTCGCATTGGTGGtgtacagtcgcccaaatctttaactggtgtgcgggagcggcgacttttccgggcgttttccgggcgtcagcgccgtatgacgcggcgaggctggaaacagcctagtagacgatgggcccagctgagcgcgctttgtccgcatgcgcttagcctcagactgtttccagcctcgccccgtcaaacggcgctgacgcacggaaaagtcgccgctcccgcacaccagttaaagatttgggcgactgtacactgtacttttctcttgcacggtattcaatcgtgcttctctgaagccggcaatgctgatagcaccgacaccggtattaaagtcgacgggGCCAACTGTTAAAATTGTGCCTTACGACGAGGCACTAGAAACGCCATACCGGCctcatcaaaatcataccatctgcgggaatggctgcgtatccgcttTACTTTATTTGGTAAGAGGTGGCACAGAGGCCTGTAGACTTACATGTTCCGTTACACTGACACGTTAGTtgatttcccagaaatattgcataagcttttgcgaagcgaaaaTGAAGTATTGGGTTGTTCCttaaagttgcgtgaaaagctgtctcgctctgGCCTCATTATTcaggtacagcgctgccgtgagaagccagtatgctgtcagaaagaacactcatccacgaatgtttatgtaactattttgcattgaacacacgaattatatgcgtgctcaaaagtgtaaaga encodes:
- the LOC142590211 gene encoding ras-related protein Rap-1b-like isoform X3, whose translation is MDGDFEKWYSQVAQEALEERRDSSSHLAKCDRPKRDRSGKKKQQQQQQIPDNEHADNMPTLSGLHLPSSSPTGTGGVAAPGVAQACTVVRIAVMGAARVGKSSLIQQFLYGRVPKQHNATVEELHRRDYGSANGGRHRLTLELLDTSGSYQFPAMRQLAITTAQAFILVYAIDDLESFEEVRRLRNEIQEARSELGKGMPPVVVVGNKADLAFRRCVGYEVAETVATIDWEHGYVECSALEGLDVAQVFHEVLMQSKLPEVLTPSNRRRQSCPAQVHSHKRLYSNGAKRHSCIIS
- the LOC142590211 gene encoding ras-related protein Rap-1b-like isoform X4 — its product is MIHRLSRYSQVAQEALEERRDSSSHLAKCDRPKRDRSGKKKQQQQQQIPDNEHADNMPTLSGLHLPSSSPTGTGGVAAPGVAQACTVVRIAVMGAARVGKSSLIQQFLYGRVPKQHNATVEELHRRDYGSANGGRHRLTLELLDTSGSYQFPAMRQLAITTAQAFILVYAIDDLESFEEVRRLRNEIQEARSELGKGMPPVVVVGNKADLAFRRCVGYEVAETVATIDWEHGYVECSALEGLDVAQVFHEVLMQSKLPEVLTPSNRRRQSCPAQVHSHKRLYSNGAKRHSCIIS
- the LOC142590211 gene encoding ras-related protein Rap-1b-like isoform X1 is translated as MPCIPGLLRLHKAIKYSQVAQEALEERRDSSSHLAKCDRPKRDRSGKKKQQQQQQIPDNEHADNMPTLSGLHLPSSSPTGTGGVAAPGVAQACTVVRIAVMGAARVGKSSLIQQFLYGRVPKQHNATVEELHRRDYGSANGGRHRLTLELLDTSGSYQFPAMRQLAITTAQAFILVYAIDDLESFEEVRRLRNEIQEARSELGKGMPPVVVVGNKADLAFRRCVGYEVAETVATIDWEHGYVECSALEGLDVAQVFHEVLMQSKLPEVLTPSNRRRQSCPAQVHSHKRLYSNGAKRHSCIIS
- the LOC142590211 gene encoding ras-related protein Rap-1b-like isoform X2; protein product: MDSTNVRRGSLFRYSQVAQEALEERRDSSSHLAKCDRPKRDRSGKKKQQQQQQIPDNEHADNMPTLSGLHLPSSSPTGTGGVAAPGVAQACTVVRIAVMGAARVGKSSLIQQFLYGRVPKQHNATVEELHRRDYGSANGGRHRLTLELLDTSGSYQFPAMRQLAITTAQAFILVYAIDDLESFEEVRRLRNEIQEARSELGKGMPPVVVVGNKADLAFRRCVGYEVAETVATIDWEHGYVECSALEGLDVAQVFHEVLMQSKLPEVLTPSNRRRQSCPAQVHSHKRLYSNGAKRHSCIIS